One Pomacea canaliculata isolate SZHN2017 linkage group LG1, ASM307304v1, whole genome shotgun sequence genomic window, GTCTACCTTGAAGAACATGACGGTCAGATGTGGGGAAGATGGCCGCTGGGGTTTCGGAACCCTGTACTGCGAAGGTTGGACTGCATTTCTGTCTAATTTCTGTGCCCAAAGATGAAATTAGactttgcaattttatttattttattttttttttttttttggatcaGCGATGGTTTGCAGCTGAACAGCTAAATAGATTGCAAATACGAAATACCGAAAGCAAAGCAATCGTTGATAAGAGTCTGGATAATATCGTAAATCAATGCAGATGCGGTGATGTCGCCAGAAAATGATGTATGGTGTATAAGGAAACAGAATTAAGACTCTACTGCAAGAAAAGAActctgaaaattaaatatttagaaagcttgctttgtaaatgtttcctgATTGCAAACAAAGTCTTAAGTGATTTATTTAGTCTTTTACAGCTGCGCGAATCTCTCACTAACAAGAGCAACATGTCATTGTGTTCCtgagtgtcacgtgatttgtgCTCTCAGGTCAAAGGTGCACAGATCCAGGAACTCCAGGTGGCATGAACATGACGTCAGCAAGTTTTGACGTCAACGGAATGGTGACCTACACCTGTCTACGTCCTGGCTACGTTGCAAGCCCACAAACGCGCACCTGTGTGTATGAAAACGGTCAGACGAAATGGAATGGCTCTACACCCGTCTGCGTGGGTAAGAAAACATCTAGTTGTGGAACTTTTGTTGTGACTATGATGTGTGGTGTGATCGACGCTAGATGACGGTAGTTGGTGCTATTGCTGCAGACCGTTTGGAAAATGAATACTGTTTTCTAGTCTTCTGTGTAGATGGAGGAACTTTCATTACAATAGTTCTCACCTTAAGTAAACTAAAGGAAAATTTACATGATTCTGAGTATCTTATTTTTCCCTGAGACTGATTTGTTAAACATGCAcatacgcacgcgcacacacacactgacacatagtTCATTTCCCTAAAACTGTAGTCAGCTTAATTGCAAGATACTACGCAAAATAAAGGAAcgtaaaacataaaatttaacagAGCAAAATTATCAGGAGCTTTTATTATCTGTGGATAATTTCATTTCTCATTTACAAATGGGTGGTCCACACAGACACTGAGCCACCGGTCTTCTCGAACTGTCCGTGTGGGGTTATCTACCGTAACATGTATACCTCCGCTGCATTCCCCATGCCGTACGCAACCGACAACTCGGGGCTCGTGCTCCCCATCAAGGTCTCTCCTCCCGGCTTCCGGCTGGACATGCCGCTATCAAAGACCTTCAACGTCAACTTCACggctagtgacgtcacaggcaaCACCGCCACCCGCCAAGTGGTCATCATCGTCAGGGGTATGAAGTCTATTCTCCTCTCGTAATTGTGCTTTCCTGTCTTCACCTGCATTCTCTTCTCTTCTGCACTGAGAGAATTTTCTGTACGAgt contains:
- the LOC112560550 gene encoding sushi repeat-containing protein SRPX2-like; translation: MTVRCGEDGRWGFGTLYCEGQRCTDPGTPGGMNMTSASFDVNGMVTYTCLRPGYVASPQTRTCVYENGQTKWNGSTPVCVDTEPPVFSNCPCGVIYRNMYTSAAFPMPYATDNSGLVLPIKVSPPGFRLDMPLSKTFNVNFTASDVTGNTATRQVVIIVRDTVSPDLTCPDYLQFNVNSSTSYTVELQTAGNITGANLTFYPDRMVQVGPTTVGVAPYHVTTIDGYGFERQCAFMVDIKRE